One genomic window of Gemmatimonadaceae bacterium includes the following:
- a CDS encoding ABC transporter permease produces MMRVVGRRVAQSVPLLLLISLLLFGLLHLAPGGPLSMYLENPNVRPEDIERLRRAMGLDRPVSVQYVTWLLAFVRGDWGYSYADGRPVLDRVVERIPATLELIGVAALMALLAAVPAGVLAAARRRVDLITNGVAVAGISLPVFWFGLLLQLVFASALGWLPSSGRRSFDGGDLIDRLSHLVLPATVLAVVLAAAWSRYLRRAVRESLGMPFIEVARARGLSESRLLWRHALPLALPTFVTVVLLDAAMLASGAVVTESIFAWPGIGSLFTESLAKRDYAVLMAFLMIGSVAVLLLNLLADVLVVWLDPRARQGS; encoded by the coding sequence GTGATGCGAGTGGTCGGTCGTCGCGTCGCGCAGTCCGTGCCGTTGCTGCTGCTGATCTCGCTCCTGCTCTTCGGGCTCTTGCACCTCGCGCCCGGCGGACCACTCTCCATGTATCTGGAGAATCCCAATGTCCGACCGGAAGACATTGAACGCCTTCGCCGCGCGATGGGGCTTGATCGACCCGTGTCCGTGCAGTACGTCACCTGGCTGCTGGCGTTTGTGCGCGGCGATTGGGGATACAGCTACGCGGATGGACGACCGGTGCTCGATCGCGTGGTGGAGCGGATTCCGGCTACGCTGGAGTTGATTGGGGTTGCCGCGCTGATGGCGTTGTTGGCCGCCGTGCCGGCGGGCGTCCTGGCGGCCGCGCGTCGCCGCGTGGACCTCATCACCAATGGTGTGGCGGTGGCGGGCATTTCGCTCCCGGTGTTCTGGTTCGGACTGTTGCTCCAGCTGGTGTTTGCCAGTGCACTGGGGTGGCTGCCGTCGTCCGGGCGCCGATCCTTCGATGGTGGCGACCTGATTGATCGCCTGTCGCATCTGGTGTTGCCGGCGACCGTGCTGGCGGTGGTGTTGGCGGCCGCGTGGTCACGGTACCTGCGACGCGCCGTGCGCGAATCGCTGGGCATGCCGTTCATTGAAGTCGCGCGCGCGCGCGGTCTCTCCGAGTCGCGCCTACTGTGGCGACATGCGTTGCCGCTGGCGCTCCCGACGTTCGTCACCGTGGTATTGCTGGACGCTGCCATGCTGGCGTCCGGTGCGGTGGTCACCGAGAGCATCTTTGCGTGGCCGGGCATCGGAAGCCTGTTCACGGAGTCGCTGGCGAAGCGCGACTACGCGGTGCTGATGGCGTTCCTCATGATTGGCTCGGTGGCGGTGTTGCTGCTGAACCTGCTGGCGGATGTGTTGGTCGTGTGGCTCGATCCGCGGGCGCGGCAGGGGAGCTGA
- a CDS encoding peptide ABC transporter substrate-binding protein produces the protein MIGLVGPIRRSASLLAMVGLLGAVGACGRGDTNRRGPSNDLLIVGYDREPDTMNRYATHILEDIESCVVEGLVVNDERMNIVPLLAAKVPTLENGGVVLRPDGGMDVTWTLRPGVKWHDGVAHTSADVKFTVDAINKGDWKPESVDGFDRITAVDTPDSLTAVVHYREVYAPYRLQFVRGTLPRHVLAGRDLNAATDYNRAPLGTGPYRVAEWKTGEYILLERVANYWQGAEYPKIQRLLFKFLTNTTTRINQLKSGEVHLVALVPWDKVRELRPLPALRLNQVMGNGYEHVSLNEQRFAPFREVAVRQALAHAVDRTLIVNTLLDTLVQVVNGPIQPLSSAYEPAVRAYNYDPAAARRLLDGGGWQPGADGIRAKGGTRLSFTLITQAGFAIRENVAQALQQQFREIGVEVKVQLVDGTAISSLWFNGDFDAMLHWWQQGADPEITLFFASDRTPPAGRNINYMKDDALTKLLYRSDRTVNEVERSGLLKEAQRRLAELAPEIPLYNTAKIDAVPARLQGFTGNPTNAGPFWNVYRWEMAPP, from the coding sequence ATGATCGGCTTGGTTGGGCCTATCCGGCGGTCGGCGTCACTGCTGGCAATGGTCGGGCTGCTCGGCGCGGTCGGCGCGTGCGGTCGTGGCGACACCAATCGCCGCGGACCGTCGAACGACTTGCTCATTGTGGGCTACGATCGCGAGCCCGACACCATGAATCGGTATGCGACGCACATTCTCGAGGACATCGAGTCGTGTGTGGTGGAAGGGCTGGTGGTGAACGACGAACGTATGAACATTGTGCCGTTGCTGGCGGCCAAGGTGCCGACACTGGAGAACGGCGGCGTGGTGCTGCGGCCCGATGGCGGCATGGATGTGACGTGGACGCTGCGACCAGGCGTGAAGTGGCATGATGGCGTGGCGCACACGTCGGCCGACGTGAAGTTCACGGTCGATGCCATCAACAAGGGCGACTGGAAGCCGGAGAGCGTCGACGGATTCGATCGCATCACGGCGGTGGATACCCCGGACTCGTTGACCGCCGTGGTCCATTACCGGGAAGTGTACGCGCCGTATCGCCTGCAGTTTGTGCGCGGGACCTTGCCCAGGCATGTGCTGGCGGGACGCGATCTCAATGCGGCCACCGACTACAATCGCGCGCCGCTGGGCACGGGACCGTATCGCGTGGCGGAGTGGAAGACCGGGGAGTACATCCTGTTGGAGCGCGTGGCCAACTATTGGCAGGGCGCGGAGTACCCGAAAATCCAGCGTCTCTTGTTCAAGTTCCTGACCAATACCACCACGCGCATCAATCAACTCAAGTCGGGTGAGGTGCACCTGGTGGCGCTCGTGCCGTGGGACAAGGTGCGTGAGCTCCGCCCCCTGCCGGCGCTCCGATTGAATCAGGTGATGGGAAACGGGTACGAACACGTGTCGCTCAACGAGCAGCGCTTCGCGCCGTTTCGCGAGGTGGCCGTGCGACAGGCGCTGGCCCATGCCGTGGACCGTACGCTGATTGTGAACACCCTGCTGGACACGCTCGTGCAGGTGGTGAATGGACCCATTCAGCCGCTGTCGTCGGCGTACGAGCCCGCGGTGCGCGCCTACAACTATGATCCTGCGGCGGCCCGTCGGTTGCTTGATGGCGGCGGGTGGCAGCCTGGTGCCGACGGTATTCGCGCCAAGGGGGGAACGCGGCTGTCGTTCACGCTTATCACGCAGGCGGGTTTTGCCATCCGTGAAAATGTCGCGCAGGCGCTGCAGCAGCAGTTCCGCGAGATTGGCGTTGAGGTCAAGGTGCAGCTGGTCGACGGTACGGCCATCAGCAGCCTGTGGTTCAATGGCGACTTTGATGCGATGCTGCATTGGTGGCAGCAGGGCGCCGATCCCGAGATCACGCTGTTCTTCGCGTCCGACCGTACGCCGCCGGCCGGCCGCAATATCAACTACATGAAGGATGATGCGCTGACCAAGCTGCTGTATCGTTCCGATCGCACGGTGAACGAAGTGGAGCGCAGCGGGCTGTTGAAGGAGGCGCAGCGCCGACTGGCGGAACTCGCGCCGGAAATCCCGCTGTACAATACGGCAAAGATCGATGCGGTCCCGGCGCGTCTGCAGGGATTCACGGGTAACCCGACCAACGCGGGCCCGTTCTGGAATGTGTACCGCTGGGAGATGGCGCCGCCGTGA
- a CDS encoding ABC transporter permease, translated as MRIPNRFAHRRRDHAALVAALAIALLVLAALLAPRLAPFAVDALDLAHRRAAPSGVHWFGTDELGRDLLTRVLFGARVSLAIGLISAAVSVAIGAAIGATAGYAGRWVDEVLMRATDAMLCIPRLPLLMITAAFARPSVLVLVVLVGVVGWMETARVVRASVQSLASRDYVTAARAMGVAPWRVVVRHVLPGVVPVLAVATTLAVGRGILLESALSFFGVGVQPPTASWGNMLYQAQTTMTSEPWLAVFPGAMIFVTVLACNAVGDAIGT; from the coding sequence ATGCGTATCCCGAATCGATTCGCGCACCGCCGGCGCGACCACGCCGCGCTCGTAGCGGCCCTCGCCATCGCGTTGCTGGTGCTCGCCGCGCTGTTGGCACCGCGACTGGCGCCATTCGCCGTTGATGCGCTCGACCTGGCGCATCGCCGCGCCGCGCCGTCGGGCGTACACTGGTTCGGGACGGACGAGCTGGGGCGTGATCTGCTCACGCGTGTGCTGTTCGGCGCGCGGGTCTCGTTGGCCATTGGCTTGATTTCCGCGGCGGTCAGTGTCGCCATCGGTGCGGCGATCGGCGCAACGGCCGGTTACGCCGGTCGATGGGTGGATGAAGTACTCATGCGCGCCACCGATGCGATGCTGTGCATTCCCCGACTGCCGCTGTTGATGATCACTGCCGCCTTTGCGCGGCCGAGCGTTCTGGTGTTGGTGGTCCTGGTGGGGGTGGTGGGCTGGATGGAGACCGCTCGGGTGGTGCGGGCGTCCGTACAGTCGCTGGCCTCCCGTGACTACGTGACGGCGGCGCGCGCGATGGGCGTGGCCCCATGGCGTGTTGTGGTACGACACGTGTTGCCGGGCGTGGTTCCGGTGCTGGCGGTGGCGACCACGCTGGCGGTGGGTCGCGGAATTCTCCTGGAAAGCGCGCTCAGTTTTTTCGGTGTGGGCGTGCAACCACCCACAGCCAGTTGGGGCAACATGCTGTATCAGGCCCAGACCACGATGACCAGTGAACCGTGGCTGGCGGTCTTTCCAGGCGCCATGATTTTCGTGACCGTGCTGGCGTGCAACGCGGTGGGCGATGCGATTGGTACGTAG
- a CDS encoding exo-alpha-sialidase, translating into MTSLTNRRPAVPPLGVALLLLVATGSAALAQAAGGASTTLAPADLAGLRLRSIGPASMSGRVIDMDVVESNPYTWYVGGATGGVWRTRDNGVTWESLFDAMPVHSVGDIAVFQPNPNIVWVGTGDRANRQSVSWGDGVYKSTDAGKTWTNMGLRTSKHIGRIVLHPSNPDVAYVAAQGSVWGPGGDRGLYRTLDGGRTWSRTLPVDDETGATDVAIDGADPRILYAATYQRRRSAFGFDGGGPGSALWKSTDAGGTWTKLTGNGLPSGEYGRIGIAIYRKNTSTVVVSIEQGARYNASTAYIQRKAGLYRSDDKGATWTFLSDWNPRPMYASQPVIDPNDDTRIYMLNAYSFSDDGGKTFTAPRTSTHGDDRFVWVDPKDGRHVVKLDDGGIGISYDRGNKFLYVSSLPLSQFYRVALDNAMPFNVYGGLQDNGCWTGPSASWNTNGILNEHWSRLCGGDGFWAVPDLKRPGVVYSGSQFLGLQRNNTMTWEAQDIRPGDPQGHISGRRNWDTWGKPGASQVLGNAMHPANWDSPIVVSPHDTGTLYVGMQHLFRSRDRGMTWTDLGDMTTGVDRSTLPLMGRQPGENTLSIDDGVPYFPGIVSLAESPRRKGLLFAGSDDGRFSVSRDGGATWLSVQSRFPGLPAGSWFAGVEPSHHADGTAYVTVDNHRSNDFRNYVFMTKDFGQSWTSIVGDLPDERVARTIREDLRNPNLLYLATEFGVFISPNRGTQWIPLRNNMPTMPFNDIAIHPRDNALVLASHARGIWILDQANALQELTPLVMAKPSHLFTMQPAYQIRTTNLRPHTGDMIFRGENPATGALVDFWMAQPEGNATLTVLDSTGAVVQALKPTVARGINRVVWNLRYADLPLRGGGGEDDDAGPRNSTPGPLVMPGTYTLRLVAGGETTTQRVVVRDDPRVTISRADRRAWTDFQRQIAALVTAFAPTADRARRATGRDAQTIDLKRQAQELMSRISTLYGASGRWTGRPTADQRTQLAYYRQMAKTLDAAPF; encoded by the coding sequence ATGACGTCCCTTACGAATCGTCGCCCCGCCGTGCCACCCCTGGGTGTGGCCCTGCTCCTGCTAGTCGCCACCGGCAGCGCCGCGCTCGCCCAGGCCGCGGGCGGTGCCTCCACCACGCTCGCCCCCGCCGATCTGGCCGGACTGCGACTGCGCAGCATTGGCCCCGCCTCCATGAGCGGCCGGGTGATCGACATGGATGTGGTCGAATCCAACCCCTACACGTGGTATGTCGGTGGGGCCACCGGCGGAGTCTGGCGCACCCGAGACAACGGTGTCACGTGGGAATCGCTGTTTGATGCGATGCCGGTGCACTCGGTCGGCGACATCGCCGTGTTCCAGCCGAATCCGAATATCGTGTGGGTTGGCACCGGTGATCGCGCCAATCGGCAAAGTGTCAGCTGGGGCGACGGCGTGTACAAATCCACCGACGCCGGCAAGACGTGGACCAACATGGGTCTGCGCACCAGCAAGCACATCGGGCGAATCGTGTTGCATCCCTCCAATCCCGATGTCGCGTACGTCGCAGCACAGGGGTCGGTGTGGGGACCCGGCGGCGACCGCGGCCTGTATCGCACACTCGATGGCGGACGCACCTGGAGCCGCACGCTGCCCGTGGACGACGAAACCGGCGCCACCGACGTGGCGATTGATGGCGCCGATCCGCGCATTCTGTATGCGGCCACGTATCAGCGGCGCCGGAGCGCCTTTGGCTTTGACGGTGGCGGTCCCGGCAGCGCCCTCTGGAAAAGCACCGATGCCGGCGGAACCTGGACCAAGCTCACCGGCAACGGATTGCCCAGCGGCGAGTATGGTCGCATCGGCATCGCCATCTATCGCAAGAACACCAGCACGGTGGTGGTGAGCATCGAACAAGGCGCGCGCTACAATGCGTCCACGGCGTACATCCAGCGCAAGGCGGGGCTCTATCGCAGCGACGACAAGGGCGCCACGTGGACCTTCCTGTCCGACTGGAACCCGCGGCCGATGTACGCCAGTCAACCCGTCATCGATCCCAACGACGACACTCGCATCTACATGCTGAATGCGTACTCGTTCAGCGACGACGGCGGCAAGACGTTCACCGCGCCGCGCACCAGCACGCATGGCGACGATCGATTTGTGTGGGTGGACCCGAAGGACGGTCGTCACGTCGTGAAGCTTGACGATGGCGGCATCGGCATCAGTTACGATCGTGGCAACAAGTTCCTGTATGTGTCGTCGTTGCCGCTGTCGCAGTTCTATCGCGTAGCGCTGGACAACGCGATGCCATTCAACGTGTACGGCGGGTTGCAGGACAACGGCTGCTGGACCGGGCCGAGTGCCAGCTGGAATACCAACGGCATCCTGAACGAGCATTGGTCGCGCTTGTGCGGCGGCGACGGTTTCTGGGCGGTACCCGATCTCAAGCGTCCGGGCGTGGTGTACTCCGGATCGCAGTTCCTTGGTCTGCAGCGCAACAACACGATGACCTGGGAGGCGCAGGACATCCGCCCCGGCGATCCACAGGGGCATATCTCGGGACGCCGCAACTGGGACACCTGGGGTAAGCCTGGTGCCTCGCAGGTGCTGGGCAATGCCATGCATCCGGCCAACTGGGATTCGCCCATTGTCGTGTCACCGCACGATACCGGCACCCTGTATGTGGGTATGCAGCACCTGTTCCGGTCGCGTGATCGCGGCATGACGTGGACGGACTTGGGCGACATGACCACTGGTGTCGACCGGTCAACGCTGCCGTTGATGGGGCGCCAACCCGGCGAGAATACGTTGTCCATCGACGACGGCGTACCCTACTTCCCGGGCATCGTGTCCCTTGCCGAATCGCCGCGACGCAAAGGCCTGCTGTTCGCGGGATCGGATGACGGGCGATTCAGCGTGTCGCGCGACGGCGGCGCCACATGGTTGAGCGTCCAATCACGATTCCCCGGGCTCCCTGCCGGTTCGTGGTTTGCCGGCGTGGAACCGTCGCATCACGCCGACGGCACGGCGTATGTGACCGTTGACAACCACCGCAGCAACGACTTCCGCAACTACGTGTTCATGACGAAAGATTTCGGGCAGTCGTGGACGTCGATCGTTGGCGACCTTCCCGACGAGCGCGTGGCGCGCACCATTCGCGAAGATCTGCGAAATCCCAACCTGCTGTACCTCGCCACGGAATTCGGCGTGTTCATTTCGCCCAATCGGGGTACGCAGTGGATTCCGCTGCGCAACAACATGCCCACGATGCCGTTCAACGACATCGCCATTCACCCGCGTGACAATGCGCTTGTGCTGGCATCGCACGCGCGCGGCATCTGGATTCTCGACCAGGCCAACGCGCTGCAGGAGCTCACACCACTGGTGATGGCCAAGCCGTCGCACCTGTTCACCATGCAGCCGGCGTATCAAATTCGCACCACCAATCTGCGACCGCACACCGGTGACATGATTTTTCGCGGGGAGAACCCCGCGACTGGCGCACTGGTGGACTTTTGGATGGCACAGCCTGAAGGCAACGCCACGCTCACCGTGCTCGACTCGACGGGCGCGGTGGTGCAGGCGCTCAAGCCAACCGTGGCGCGCGGCATCAATCGCGTGGTATGGAATCTGCGCTACGCCGACCTCCCGCTGCGCGGCGGCGGCGGCGAAGACGACGACGCGGGTCCGCGCAACAGCACACCGGGACCCTTAGTCATGCCGGGCACGTACACCCTCCGATTGGTTGCCGGCGGCGAAACCACCACGCAGCGCGTGGTCGTCCGCGACGATCCACGCGTGACCATTTCGCGCGCCGATCGCCGCGCCTGGACAGACTTCCAGCGGCAAATCGCCGCGCTCGTGACGGCGTTCGCGCCAACCGCTGATCGCGCCCGTCGCGCCACCGGTCGCGATGCGCAGACCATTGATCTCAAGCGACAGGCGCAGGAACTGATGTCCCGCATCTCGACGTTGTACGGCGCGAGCGGGCGATGGACCGGTCGCCCGACCGCCGATCAACGTACGCAGCTCGCCTACTATCGGCAGATGGCCAAGACACTCGATGCTGCCCCGTTCTGA
- a CDS encoding D-2-hydroxyacid dehydrogenase has protein sequence MSVPQRIVIGANAHAELTALLRAARPDLDIRGNRYTELTADDLAWGDSYVGFRRPPLPSMGNITWVHCTGAGVDSWLYPDELPREILLTRTSESFGPRIAEWALARALAFSQQIVSLHTAQQLHQWSPRETAMLHGSRVLVVGTGDIGTQVARLFGALGCHVTGVSRSGRGHDAVFAQLAATGALSALVTEAEWIVLTVPLTAASRGLFSRALLARCNGAVLINAGRGAVVEESALPDALAHGWLRGAALDVFDVEPLPATSPLWDDARVMISPHISGLTTNEGAVVGFLECLAAIERGETPAWVVDRERGY, from the coding sequence GTGTCAGTGCCTCAACGCATCGTCATTGGCGCAAACGCGCACGCAGAACTGACCGCGCTCCTCCGCGCGGCCAGACCCGACCTGGACATCCGCGGCAACCGCTATACCGAACTCACGGCGGACGATCTGGCCTGGGGCGACAGTTACGTCGGCTTTCGGCGTCCCCCATTGCCGTCGATGGGAAACATCACATGGGTGCACTGCACCGGTGCCGGGGTGGACTCCTGGCTGTACCCCGACGAGCTCCCGCGCGAGATCCTGCTCACGCGTACCTCCGAGTCGTTCGGACCGCGGATTGCCGAATGGGCGTTGGCTCGCGCCCTGGCATTTTCCCAGCAGATCGTCAGTCTGCACACCGCTCAGCAGCTGCATCAGTGGTCACCGCGCGAAACCGCCATGCTGCACGGATCACGCGTGCTGGTGGTCGGGACCGGAGACATCGGGACGCAGGTCGCACGGTTGTTCGGGGCGCTGGGTTGTCATGTCACGGGTGTCTCCCGCAGCGGGCGCGGTCATGACGCCGTGTTCGCCCAACTCGCCGCCACCGGCGCCCTGTCGGCCCTGGTGACAGAGGCCGAGTGGATCGTGCTTACGGTGCCACTGACCGCGGCGTCGCGCGGACTGTTCTCGCGCGCACTACTCGCCAGATGCAACGGCGCCGTGTTGATCAACGCCGGTCGGGGTGCGGTCGTGGAAGAGTCCGCACTACCGGATGCACTGGCCCACGGCTGGTTGCGCGGCGCCGCGCTGGACGTGTTCGATGTGGAGCCGCTGCCCGCAACGTCGCCGCTGTGGGACGATGCCCGCGTCATGATCTCGCCGCACATCTCCGGCCTCACCACCAACGAGGGTGCCGTGGTGGGATTTCTCGAATGCCTGGCCGCGATCGAGCGCGGTGAGACGCCGGCGTGGGTGGTCGATCGGGAGCGGGGATACTAG
- a CDS encoding DUF885 family protein, translating into MLDAFFAQYYARHPVTATFTGVHAHDRRLPDWSTAARQADVSEMRALHARLAAEFPFPVGGFASLHHDADALDAELARANLEVRIAEIESGFLHDRNPALWTGEAIFGCVSLMIRDFAPVAERVLALRARVAGIPGFLAEMRRAVVEPVPVLWRQKAQRECAAAQDLLGAGLAEWIVATGAVGLTAGDAEVAKARDAFSEAAAWLEALGDADATAYACGEALLGTLLRRGHFCRKEPRTLLARATEAMVEASAQLDVALESFSGSWAAAQAAMVADRPGVAEYYGAFARRWIEIREGVLVRDAVTWPDWPIRYVPIPAWARAVAPQLYWLFYRSPAPFDGYTEYDYVVTPVDASMPPELQTARLSAWNHSVITLNHVVHHGGMGHHVQNWHAIHRSTSRVGTVAAVDAASRIGMFLGGSMAEGWACYATGLAEELGLLSPLEVVSERHTGVRLLARAIVDLRLHLGDWSFDECVRYYESTVGMSREVATAETTKNSMFPATALMYWLGTDGILELRARHRLVQGTDFSLRAFHDELLGRGAIPVLLVSQMMEPGS; encoded by the coding sequence GTGCTGGACGCGTTCTTTGCACAGTACTACGCAAGACATCCGGTCACGGCCACATTCACGGGCGTCCACGCCCATGATCGCCGGCTCCCCGACTGGTCGACGGCGGCGCGGCAGGCGGACGTAAGCGAGATGCGGGCGCTGCATGCACGGCTGGCGGCGGAGTTTCCGTTTCCGGTCGGCGGTTTTGCGTCGTTGCACCACGACGCGGACGCTTTGGATGCCGAACTGGCGCGAGCCAATCTCGAGGTGCGCATCGCCGAGATTGAAAGCGGATTCCTTCACGATCGGAATCCGGCACTTTGGACGGGTGAGGCGATCTTCGGGTGCGTCTCGTTGATGATCCGTGACTTCGCTCCGGTGGCCGAGCGGGTGTTGGCGCTGCGAGCGCGCGTGGCGGGAATCCCCGGGTTTCTGGCGGAGATGCGCCGTGCGGTGGTAGAACCGGTTCCGGTGTTGTGGCGGCAGAAGGCGCAGCGGGAATGTGCGGCGGCGCAGGACTTGTTGGGGGCAGGTCTGGCCGAGTGGATTGTCGCGACGGGCGCTGTTGGATTGACCGCAGGGGACGCTGAGGTCGCCAAGGCCCGCGACGCGTTTTCAGAGGCGGCGGCGTGGCTCGAAGCGCTTGGCGACGCAGACGCCACTGCCTACGCGTGCGGGGAAGCGCTCCTGGGCACTTTGTTGCGGCGTGGTCATTTTTGCAGGAAAGAACCGCGCACACTGCTGGCGCGGGCCACCGAGGCGATGGTTGAGGCGTCGGCGCAACTTGACGTGGCGCTCGAATCGTTCAGCGGTTCGTGGGCAGCGGCGCAGGCCGCGATGGTGGCTGATCGGCCAGGCGTTGCCGAGTACTATGGCGCATTTGCCCGTCGGTGGATTGAGATTCGCGAGGGCGTATTAGTTCGCGACGCCGTCACGTGGCCCGACTGGCCCATTCGGTATGTGCCGATTCCCGCGTGGGCCCGGGCGGTTGCGCCGCAGTTGTATTGGCTGTTCTATCGCTCGCCGGCGCCGTTCGATGGGTATACCGAGTACGACTATGTGGTTACGCCTGTCGACGCCTCAATGCCACCCGAACTGCAAACGGCCCGCTTGTCGGCCTGGAACCACAGCGTGATCACACTCAATCACGTGGTGCACCACGGTGGCATGGGCCATCACGTCCAGAACTGGCACGCGATCCATCGGTCGACCTCGCGGGTGGGTACCGTGGCCGCCGTCGATGCGGCAAGTCGTATTGGCATGTTCCTGGGCGGCTCCATGGCTGAAGGGTGGGCCTGCTATGCCACGGGCCTCGCCGAAGAGTTGGGGCTCCTCTCACCGTTGGAGGTGGTGTCGGAGCGTCACACCGGGGTCCGGTTGCTGGCGCGGGCCATCGTCGATCTCCGTTTGCATCTGGGTGATTGGTCGTTCGACGAATGCGTGCGATACTACGAGTCCACCGTGGGGATGTCGCGCGAGGTGGCGACCGCCGAGACGACGAAGAACAGCATGTTTCCGGCAACGGCGCTGATGTACTGGCTGGGCACGGACGGCATACTCGAACTGCGCGCACGACACCGTCTGGTGCAGGGTACGGACTTCTCGCTCCGGGCATTTCACGATGAACTTCTGGGACGCGGTGCAATTCCCGTGCTGCTGGTGTCGCAAATGATGGAGCCGGGATCATGA
- a CDS encoding histone deacetylase, whose protein sequence is MLPRSEPGKLDVSRLPSPVSRLHPPLPLHCWSSAAYAIPLPDGHRFPMAKYALLREGVLTAGLLPPERLHSPSRVVHDDLLRVHTAAYIDHVTNGTLSPLEQRRIGLPWSPAFVERAWRVVRGTVEAAEAALEHGVAMNLAGGTHHAFPDRGEGFCTFNDVAVAVRRLQHHGRIRRAVIIDLDVHQGNGTHACFAGDPSVYTFSMHGAKNFPFHKVAGTLDVDLDDGTGDEVYLETLATHLPRVLHSARADLVVYLAGADPHENDRLGRLNLTFDGLRRRDAMVLQACRDIGLPVCITIAGGYGRDVRETVAVHLGTVAVATTFTLAI, encoded by the coding sequence ATGCTGCCCCGTTCTGAGCCCGGCAAGCTCGACGTCTCCCGTCTCCCATCTCCCGTCTCCCGTCTGCATCCCCCCTTGCCCCTCCACTGCTGGTCGTCCGCTGCCTACGCCATCCCCCTCCCCGACGGCCATCGGTTTCCGATGGCCAAGTACGCACTCCTTCGCGAAGGGGTGCTGACCGCTGGCCTGCTTCCCCCGGAGCGATTGCATAGTCCATCCCGAGTTGTGCATGATGATCTGCTGCGGGTCCACACGGCAGCGTACATCGATCACGTCACCAACGGGACGCTGTCGCCGCTGGAACAACGCCGCATCGGATTGCCCTGGTCACCGGCGTTTGTCGAGCGCGCCTGGCGCGTGGTGCGCGGAACCGTCGAGGCGGCCGAAGCGGCGCTTGAGCATGGGGTGGCCATGAATCTTGCCGGCGGAACCCATCATGCGTTCCCGGATCGCGGCGAGGGCTTCTGCACGTTCAACGACGTGGCGGTTGCCGTTCGTCGATTGCAGCACCATGGGCGAATTCGTCGGGCGGTGATCATCGACCTCGATGTGCATCAGGGGAACGGCACCCACGCCTGCTTCGCTGGAGACCCTTCGGTGTACACGTTCAGCATGCACGGGGCGAAGAACTTCCCGTTTCACAAGGTGGCCGGCACCCTGGATGTCGACCTCGATGACGGGACGGGTGACGAGGTTTATCTCGAGACGCTGGCCACCCACCTCCCGCGCGTGCTCCACTCGGCACGGGCCGATCTGGTCGTGTACCTTGCAGGGGCCGACCCGCACGAAAACGATCGACTGGGTCGCCTCAACCTGACGTTCGACGGATTGCGTCGTCGAGACGCCATGGTGTTGCAGGCCTGCCGGGACATCGGACTTCCCGTCTGCATCACGATCGCCGGCGGGTATGGCCGTGACGTACGCGAGACGGTCGCTGTTCATCTTGGTACGGTAGCGGTCGCCACCACGTTTACTCTCGCCATTTGA